Proteins found in one Dehalococcoidales bacterium genomic segment:
- a CDS encoding GNAT family N-acetyltransferase — MIDGSKVILRNKRMSDARKDYEWQKDPELAWLDAAPPIDYTYDEYLTDYGSELFFPSPARRSFAVDTLDGKHIGNCVYYNIDENRSEAELGIMIGDRHYWDKGYGADTVRVLLDHVFRFTNLNRIYLKTLVSNARARKCFEKCSFTSCGHLERDGYKFLLMDLSREQWREEQRKKQDTD; from the coding sequence ATGATTGACGGTAGCAAGGTAATACTTCGCAACAAGAGGATGTCCGATGCCAGGAAAGACTACGAATGGCAGAAAGACCCGGAACTTGCCTGGCTCGATGCAGCACCGCCGATAGACTATACGTATGACGAGTATCTAACGGACTACGGCAGCGAACTCTTCTTTCCTTCTCCGGCCCGGCGCTCCTTCGCCGTTGACACCCTTGACGGAAAGCACATTGGCAACTGCGTCTACTACAATATTGACGAGAACCGGAGCGAAGCCGAACTCGGTATCATGATTGGTGACCGACACTACTGGGACAAAGGTTACGGTGCCGACACCGTAAGAGTGCTGCTCGACCACGTCTTCCGCTTTACGAATCTGAACCGCATCTACCTGAAGACCCTGGTTAGCAACGCCCGCGCCCGGAAATGCTTCGAGAAATGCAGCTTCACATCCTGCGGCCATCTGGAAAGGGATGGATACAAGTTCCTGCTTATGGACCTTTCCCGCGAGCAATGGCGGGAAGAGCAAAGAAAGAAGCAGGATACCGACTAG
- a CDS encoding HEAT repeat domain-containing protein, with translation MSLAEIITGLRNDDGDLPDSSLVELSELDSEEMALLAQSWDDIAPERRSIIVSRLIEMADRNVTLNFHAVFNHCLGDTHAEVRKEAVRGLWECEKTSLIEPLIGLLEEDPSEAVQVEAARTLGRFALLVENGTIASEYTSRIAHTLLNITDDSTRPMDVRRHALEAVAPLSLPEVKTAIGDNYLSRDDRLRISSVRAMGGSCDLSWLPVLLRELGSADAEMRRKVVESLGEIEDKDTVPQLAELIYDDDIEVRLATIHALGSIGGAEASECLKLCLDDPNEAVSQAAEEALQELANREGMSSFLI, from the coding sequence TTGTCGCTGGCAGAAATCATTACCGGCCTTCGCAATGACGATGGTGACCTGCCTGACTCCAGCCTGGTTGAGCTATCGGAGCTTGACTCCGAGGAGATGGCTCTGCTGGCGCAGTCCTGGGATGATATCGCACCGGAGCGACGGAGTATTATCGTCAGCCGTTTGATTGAAATGGCGGACAGGAACGTCACCCTGAATTTCCACGCGGTCTTCAATCATTGCCTTGGGGACACCCACGCCGAAGTAAGAAAAGAAGCAGTCCGGGGTCTCTGGGAGTGCGAAAAAACCTCACTGATTGAACCACTCATCGGTTTGCTGGAGGAAGACCCCTCGGAGGCAGTACAGGTTGAAGCCGCCCGTACTCTGGGCAGGTTCGCCCTGCTTGTTGAAAACGGCACGATAGCTTCCGAGTACACCTCTCGGATAGCTCACACCCTCCTGAATATCACCGATGACAGCACCAGACCGATGGATGTCCGGCGGCATGCCCTTGAGGCAGTCGCTCCACTGAGCCTACCCGAAGTCAAGACAGCGATAGGAGACAACTACCTCAGCAGGGATGACCGGCTTCGTATCAGTTCGGTACGAGCTATGGGTGGGAGTTGTGACCTATCCTGGCTACCGGTTCTCCTCAGGGAGCTGGGCAGTGCTGATGCCGAGATGCGTCGCAAGGTAGTGGAGTCGCTCGGTGAGATAGAGGATAAAGACACCGTCCCACAGCTTGCCGAGCTCATCTACGATGATGACATCGAGGTCCGGCTTGCCACCATCCATGCGCTTGGCAGCATCGGTGGTGCCGAAGCCAGTGAGTGCCTGAAACTGTGCCTTGATGACCCCAATGAGGCTGTCAGCCAGGCCGCCGAAGAAGCCCTGCAAGAACTGGCAAACAGGGAAGGCATGTCATCCTTTTTGATTTGA
- a CDS encoding PAC2 family protein: MLAAWPGVGNVAMIVADYLLRNLPFKALAEIEASYFFDPIGVVARNNVVEAPQFPQSRFYYYKTGAEQNDLIVFIGDDQPVSKAYELASSVLDVGLKFGISHVITCAAALTHIHFTEQPRVWGVATTPEMTELLEKYDLVHRGNLQISGLNGLLLGVSKERGVNGICLLGEVPTHASRVENPMAALAILGILTTMLGIEVDTSELTQIARETREQLKQMTAMAMSEYIEHFTQPIWEQDDNGLDDDEDEEDE, encoded by the coding sequence ATGCTGGCAGCATGGCCAGGGGTGGGTAACGTAGCCATGATAGTGGCTGACTATCTCCTCAGGAATCTGCCCTTTAAGGCACTCGCGGAGATAGAAGCCTCCTACTTCTTCGACCCCATAGGCGTGGTAGCCCGCAATAACGTGGTGGAAGCACCCCAGTTCCCCCAGAGCAGGTTCTACTACTACAAGACCGGCGCGGAGCAAAACGACCTGATAGTCTTCATCGGCGATGACCAGCCGGTTTCCAAGGCTTATGAACTGGCCAGCAGCGTCCTCGATGTCGGACTGAAGTTCGGTATCAGCCACGTGATTACGTGTGCTGCCGCCCTGACACACATCCACTTCACCGAGCAGCCCAGGGTGTGGGGGGTGGCTACCACTCCGGAAATGACCGAACTGCTTGAAAAGTATGACCTGGTTCACCGGGGCAATCTACAGATTTCCGGCCTGAACGGACTGCTCCTCGGGGTGTCTAAAGAGAGAGGTGTCAACGGCATCTGTCTTCTTGGCGAGGTACCGACACATGCTTCCCGAGTAGAGAACCCGATGGCCGCCCTGGCAATACTCGGGATACTGACGACAATGCTGGGGATTGAGGTGGATACTTCAGAGCTTACCCAGATCGCCCGCGAGACCAGGGAGCAGTTGAAACAGATGACCGCCATGGCCATGAGTGAGTACATTGAGCACTTCACCCAGCCTATCTGGGAGCAGGACGACAACGGATTGGACGATGATGAGGATGAAGAAGACGAGTAA